From a region of the Bradyrhizobium diazoefficiens genome:
- a CDS encoding FAD-dependent oxidoreductase: MTDGPVTIVGAGHAGYQVAASLRQAGFSQRICLINDEAHLPYQRPPLSKAYIKGSAGPESLMFRPEKFYQEQKIELIAGRAVSIDRSARKVLLASGETLTYGHLVLATGARNRLLDLPNANLPDVKYLRILDESEALRAVMRSKARVVVIGAGFIGLEFAATARIKGLEVDVLELAPRVMARAVTAEVSEYFQERHREAGIRIHLGVQATSIEAEGGKITGVSLSDGRHLPADLVVVGVGVLPNIELAAEAGLPVAAGIVVDEYLSTSDPNISAIGDCALFASPRFGGSLRLESVQNATDHARCLAARLTGDRKPYDGHPWFWSDQGDDKLQIAGLTTGYDRVVLRGDPARKAFSAFCYNGEKLLGIESINRAGDHMFGRRLQAMDRSITPEQAADESFDLKSALA, encoded by the coding sequence ATGACGGACGGTCCGGTGACCATCGTCGGTGCCGGCCATGCCGGCTACCAGGTCGCGGCATCCCTGCGCCAGGCGGGCTTTTCGCAGCGCATCTGCCTGATCAATGATGAGGCGCATCTGCCCTATCAGCGGCCGCCGCTGTCCAAGGCCTATATCAAGGGTTCAGCCGGGCCGGAAAGCCTGATGTTCCGGCCGGAGAAATTCTACCAGGAGCAGAAGATCGAGTTGATCGCAGGGCGCGCAGTGTCGATCGACCGCTCGGCGCGCAAGGTACTCCTGGCGTCTGGTGAGACGCTTACCTATGGCCACCTGGTACTGGCCACCGGCGCGCGCAACCGGCTGCTTGATTTGCCGAATGCGAATCTGCCCGACGTGAAATATTTGCGCATCCTCGACGAGAGCGAGGCGCTGCGCGCGGTCATGCGCTCGAAGGCACGAGTCGTGGTCATCGGCGCCGGCTTCATCGGCCTTGAATTCGCCGCCACCGCCCGGATCAAGGGCCTCGAGGTCGACGTGCTCGAGCTCGCCCCGCGCGTGATGGCGCGGGCGGTAACCGCAGAGGTCTCGGAGTATTTTCAAGAACGCCATCGCGAGGCCGGCATCCGCATCCATCTCGGCGTGCAGGCCACCTCGATCGAAGCTGAAGGCGGCAAGATCACCGGCGTTTCCTTGAGCGACGGACGGCATCTGCCTGCCGACCTCGTCGTGGTCGGCGTCGGCGTGCTGCCGAACATCGAGCTCGCAGCGGAGGCGGGGCTGCCGGTCGCCGCCGGCATCGTCGTCGACGAATATCTCTCGACGTCCGATCCCAACATTTCGGCGATCGGCGATTGCGCGCTGTTCGCAAGCCCCCGCTTCGGCGGATCGCTGCGGCTTGAATCGGTGCAGAACGCCACCGATCACGCCCGTTGCCTCGCGGCAAGGCTGACCGGGGACCGGAAGCCTTATGATGGTCATCCCTGGTTCTGGAGCGATCAGGGCGATGACAAGCTCCAGATCGCAGGGCTGACGACCGGCTACGACCGCGTCGTGCTGCGCGGCGATCCCGCCAGGAAGGCGTTTTCGGCGTTCTGCTATAACGGCGAGAAGCTGCTCGGCATCGAGTCCATCAATCGCGCCGGCGATCACATGTTCGGCCGCCGGTTGCAGGCCATGGACCGCTCGATCACACCGGAGCAGGCTGCGGATGAGAGCTTCGACCTGAAGAGCGCGCTGGCGTAA
- the rbsK gene encoding ribokinase has product MGRVFVAGSINMDVVATAARHPKVGETVAGKQVLYFPGGKGANQAVAASRLGARTTLVGRLGKDSFGAELKVFLRSQGIDLGYVQHTADVHTGTAIITVAEADNTIVVIPGANGLVGADDVEVVPLLAGDVAVSQFEIPQPAITAFFRRGRAAGATTLLNPAPAQNMSDELLALVDILVLNETELGLLAGTELSDSDDAAKLIKAARTLQARDDQTICITLGRRGVLALAGREEVAVPGRVVKAVDTTGAGDCFVGALAAQLADGVPLRAALTFANAAASISVQRMGAGPSMPTAAEVTTVLNLG; this is encoded by the coding sequence ATGGGGCGCGTTTTCGTTGCCGGCAGCATCAACATGGACGTGGTGGCGACGGCCGCTCGCCATCCCAAGGTCGGCGAGACCGTCGCGGGCAAGCAAGTACTGTATTTTCCGGGCGGCAAGGGCGCGAACCAGGCGGTGGCAGCATCGCGGCTCGGCGCCAGGACTACGTTGGTCGGGCGGTTGGGGAAGGATTCCTTCGGAGCTGAGCTCAAGGTTTTCCTGCGCAGTCAGGGCATCGATCTCGGCTATGTCCAGCACACGGCTGATGTACACACCGGCACGGCCATCATCACGGTGGCGGAGGCCGACAACACCATCGTCGTCATACCCGGGGCGAACGGGCTGGTCGGCGCTGATGACGTCGAGGTCGTGCCGCTGCTGGCGGGCGACGTCGCCGTCAGCCAGTTCGAGATTCCGCAGCCGGCCATCACCGCGTTCTTCCGGCGCGGCCGTGCCGCCGGGGCGACGACGCTGCTCAACCCGGCGCCGGCACAGAACATGTCCGATGAGTTGCTCGCGCTGGTCGACATCCTCGTGCTGAACGAGACCGAGCTCGGCTTGCTCGCCGGCACCGAGCTGTCGGACAGCGACGACGCTGCAAAGCTTATCAAAGCCGCGCGAACACTTCAGGCGCGCGATGACCAGACCATCTGCATCACGCTCGGCAGGCGCGGCGTGCTCGCGCTCGCCGGGCGCGAAGAGGTCGCCGTGCCGGGGCGGGTGGTGAAGGCGGTCGACACCACCGGCGCCGGCGACTGCTTTGTGGGCGCGCTCGCCGCGCAACTGGCTGATGGTGTGCCCTTGCGCGCCGCCCTCACCTTCGCCAACGCCGCCGCCTCGATCAGCGTGCAGCGCATGGGCGCCGGGCCGTCGATGCCCACGGCGGCGGAAGTGACGACCGTCCTCAACCTCGGCTGA
- a CDS encoding sugar kinase gives MQALFIGQTYIDVVFITDHMPTGDEKHVASDYAVSFGGNAVTAAFCCAKLGIVPDLIATAANDWLGRMFQDMCAKYGISLHGRKVNQSSLSFIMPKDGKRAIVRCRDDEHIHPFPMLNLGGCRALHVDGHQPDAAIYYAKVCREAGILTSLDGGGLRTNTHELLEYIDVAIVAERLCEQMDLTPERMLDYLKSRGCKIGGVTMGEKGLFWYDETGTVQVMPAMPIPRERVIDTNGAGDVFHGAYIYSYLAHPGKSWREHFDFARAASTFKIQRLGNEAGLPTLVDIAKVRHEFEVRV, from the coding sequence ATGCAGGCTCTCTTCATCGGACAGACCTATATCGACGTCGTCTTCATCACCGACCACATGCCGACCGGCGACGAGAAGCACGTCGCCTCCGACTACGCCGTCTCCTTCGGCGGCAACGCGGTGACGGCGGCGTTCTGCTGCGCCAAGCTCGGCATCGTGCCGGATCTCATCGCCACCGCGGCCAATGACTGGCTGGGACGCATGTTCCAGGACATGTGTGCGAAATACGGGATCTCGCTGCACGGGCGGAAGGTCAACCAGTCCTCGCTCTCCTTCATCATGCCCAAGGACGGCAAGCGCGCCATCGTCCGCTGCCGCGACGACGAGCACATCCATCCCTTTCCGATGCTCAATCTCGGCGGCTGCCGCGCGCTGCATGTCGACGGCCACCAGCCGGATGCCGCGATCTACTACGCCAAAGTGTGCCGCGAGGCCGGCATTCTGACTTCGCTCGACGGCGGCGGCCTGCGCACCAACACCCACGAGCTGCTCGAATATATCGACGTCGCCATCGTCGCCGAGCGCCTGTGCGAGCAGATGGATCTGACGCCGGAGAGGATGCTCGACTACCTCAAGAGCCGCGGCTGCAAGATCGGCGGCGTCACCATGGGCGAGAAGGGCCTGTTCTGGTACGACGAAACGGGAACGGTGCAGGTAATGCCGGCGATGCCGATCCCGCGCGAGCGCGTGATCGACACCAACGGTGCCGGCGACGTCTTCCACGGCGCCTATATCTATTCCTACCTCGCTCATCCCGGCAAAAGCTGGCGCGAGCATTTTGATTTTGCGAGGGCCGCCTCGACCTTCAAGATCCAGCGCCTCGGCAACGAGGCCGGCCTGCCGACGCTGGTCGACATCGCCAAAGTCAGGCACGAATTCGAGGTCAGGGTCTAG
- a CDS encoding VOC family protein, with the protein MITGLDHVVVLVREIGAAKAAYQTLLARAPAWQNSGEGADRVLFTLANMTIELMAPSGFSVTADRMRALLDDQEGVLASLCFRVADIGKMHRRLERVALSPDPVAEVESSDAVSDAVLHWKRTRAATELTRGVRMFFLELADERPKSAATEIAPIDALDHVVVTTEDSERAAALYGARLGLDLALDRSHQDWGQLMFFRCGDLIVELVRRPVAGGDLAHDRLWGLSWRVADIDATRARLIAAGLDVTEVRNGRKPGTRIMTVRNGTCGVQTVLLERSPKPVD; encoded by the coding sequence ATGATCACCGGCCTCGATCATGTCGTCGTTCTGGTGAGGGAGATCGGGGCGGCCAAGGCGGCCTACCAGACGCTGCTCGCCCGCGCGCCGGCCTGGCAGAACTCGGGGGAGGGCGCCGACCGGGTGCTGTTCACCCTCGCAAACATGACGATCGAACTGATGGCGCCGAGCGGCTTCAGCGTGACTGCGGATCGCATGCGGGCACTGCTCGATGACCAGGAGGGTGTGCTCGCCAGCCTGTGCTTTCGTGTCGCAGATATCGGCAAGATGCACCGGCGGTTGGAGCGGGTGGCTTTGAGCCCTGATCCGGTCGCAGAGGTCGAAAGCAGCGATGCCGTCAGCGACGCCGTGCTGCACTGGAAGCGCACGCGCGCTGCCACGGAGCTCACGCGCGGCGTGCGCATGTTCTTCCTCGAACTGGCCGACGAGCGTCCGAAATCGGCGGCGACCGAGATCGCGCCGATCGATGCGCTCGACCATGTCGTGGTCACCACCGAGGATTCCGAGCGCGCCGCCGCGCTCTATGGCGCGCGGCTCGGCCTCGACCTGGCGCTGGACCGCTCGCACCAGGATTGGGGCCAGCTGATGTTCTTTCGCTGCGGCGACCTCATCGTCGAGCTGGTCCGCCGGCCCGTCGCCGGCGGTGACCTCGCGCATGACCGGCTCTGGGGCCTGAGCTGGCGGGTCGCGGACATCGACGCCACGCGCGCCCGCCTGATCGCTGCGGGCCTCGACGTCACCGAGGTCCGCAATGGCCGCAAGCCGGGCACGCGGATTATGACGGTGCGGAACGGCACCTGCGGTGTCCAGACGGTGCTGCTGGAGCGCTCGCCGAAGCCGGTGGATTGA
- a CDS encoding TetR/AcrR family transcriptional regulator has translation MAKAKRTLKWQRDPEGMRLRILEAAKQEFSAHGLAGARVDRIAAKAGANKRMLYYHVGNKDELYLAVLEGAYDKIRSEERGLDLEHLDPPEAIRRLIEFTWNYFLRNPEFLSLLQTENLARAKHLKRSTKVKSMHSPFVEMIGTVVRRGVASGDFQVAVDPVQLYISIAALSFFYLSNSATLSVIFGRDLLARDAKDERLAHMVGLVLAALTGQSAALFEVAKAPKSRATVVQTA, from the coding sequence TTGGCGAAAGCAAAGCGAACTCTGAAATGGCAGCGCGACCCCGAGGGGATGCGGCTGCGCATTCTCGAAGCCGCCAAGCAGGAGTTCTCCGCCCATGGCCTCGCCGGTGCGCGCGTCGACCGCATCGCGGCCAAGGCCGGCGCCAACAAGCGCATGCTCTACTACCATGTCGGCAACAAGGACGAGCTTTATCTTGCGGTGCTCGAAGGCGCCTATGACAAGATCCGCAGCGAGGAGCGGGGGCTTGATCTCGAACATCTCGATCCGCCGGAGGCGATCCGGCGCCTGATCGAGTTCACCTGGAATTACTTCCTGCGCAACCCGGAATTCCTGTCGCTGCTGCAGACCGAGAACCTCGCGCGCGCCAAGCATTTGAAGCGCTCGACCAAGGTCAAGTCGATGCACTCGCCGTTCGTCGAGATGATCGGCACCGTGGTCCGGCGCGGCGTCGCGTCCGGCGACTTCCAGGTCGCGGTCGATCCGGTGCAGCTCTACATCTCGATCGCGGCGCTCAGTTTCTTCTATCTCTCCAACTCGGCGACGCTCAGCGTGATCTTCGGCCGGGACCTGCTCGCCAGGGACGCCAAGGACGAGCGCCTCGCCCACATGGTCGGCCTCGTGCTGGCGGCATTGACGGGGCAATCCGCCGCGCTGTTCGAGGTCGCCAAGGCGCCGAAGTCGCGCGCCACGGTGGTGCAGACGGCGTAG
- a CDS encoding ABC transporter permease, producing MAELKPQSAVSKMLNAAWIRPFLFLVFIVVAWDLSIRLFRIPAYQIPAPADVVAVLRTEWPELLRQSWPTTYATVCGFLLSALFGIPVAMLIAGSKTVESYVYPLLVFSQSVPKIAIAPLFVVWFGFGIIPKVISAFLLGFFPVVVSAVQGFKSVDPDMVDLARAMQGSRFQVFRAVNLPHALPAIFSGLKVSVTLAVVGAVVGEFVGSNSGIGYVMQRSIGTFDLPTMFAALVILALLGVILFWIVDRIEKLVIPWHVSQREDVIFVS from the coding sequence GTGGCTGAATTGAAGCCGCAGAGTGCGGTGTCCAAGATGCTGAATGCGGCCTGGATTCGGCCGTTCTTGTTCCTGGTCTTCATCGTCGTCGCCTGGGATCTTTCGATCCGGCTGTTCAGGATTCCCGCCTATCAGATCCCGGCGCCGGCCGACGTTGTCGCGGTGCTGCGCACAGAGTGGCCGGAACTGCTGCGCCAATCATGGCCGACGACCTATGCGACGGTCTGCGGCTTCCTGCTGTCGGCGCTGTTCGGCATTCCTGTCGCGATGCTGATTGCGGGCTCGAAGACCGTGGAGAGCTATGTCTATCCGTTGCTGGTGTTCTCGCAATCCGTGCCGAAGATCGCGATCGCGCCGCTGTTCGTGGTCTGGTTCGGCTTCGGCATCATTCCGAAGGTGATTTCGGCGTTCCTGCTCGGCTTCTTCCCGGTCGTGGTCTCCGCCGTGCAAGGCTTCAAATCGGTCGACCCTGACATGGTCGATCTCGCCCGCGCCATGCAGGGCAGCCGCTTTCAGGTGTTCCGCGCGGTGAACCTTCCCCATGCGCTGCCGGCGATCTTCTCCGGCCTGAAAGTTTCCGTGACGCTCGCCGTGGTCGGTGCCGTCGTCGGCGAGTTCGTCGGCTCAAATTCCGGCATCGGCTATGTGATGCAGCGCTCCATCGGCACCTTCGACCTGCCGACGATGTTCGCAGCGCTGGTGATCCTCGCGCTGCTCGGCGTGATCCTGTTCTGGATCGTCGACCGGATCGAGAAGCTGGTCATTCCCTGGCATGTCAGCCAGCGCGAGGACGTGATTTTCGTTTCTTGA
- a CDS encoding ABC transporter substrate-binding protein, translated as MKRWIGAVSAVLMTFAAMPAQAADKVVLMLNWYVYGEHAPFYYGKAKGIYAAEGIDLEIQEGRGSAATTQAVAAKTADFGYVDVPTMMRAAIKGAPVVATGVLLQTSPMSAMGFVDKNIRKPEDIKGKTVAITPADSMTQIWPLFLKKTGLKESDFKTVAGDGQTKLNAVINGQADLLLGYVMDQSMKIKDATGKDVYPIKFADYGINMVSSGIIANTDYVKAHADLVRRFMSATTKAVEAAEKEPKAAAQAILDANPKGGKIDTLTQGFELTIPLYRTAETKGKRPFQVTDQNMTDTVNLLVEYGGLDAKAKENPKAFYTKDYLPKSGS; from the coding sequence ATGAAGCGATGGATAGGGGCTGTCTCGGCGGTGCTGATGACCTTCGCGGCCATGCCGGCGCAGGCAGCCGACAAGGTCGTGCTGATGCTGAACTGGTACGTCTACGGCGAGCACGCGCCGTTCTATTACGGCAAGGCCAAGGGCATCTACGCTGCCGAGGGCATCGACCTTGAGATCCAGGAAGGCCGCGGCTCGGCCGCGACCACGCAGGCCGTCGCCGCCAAGACTGCGGACTTCGGCTATGTCGACGTTCCCACCATGATGCGCGCCGCGATCAAGGGCGCGCCTGTGGTCGCGACCGGGGTGCTGCTCCAGACCTCACCGATGTCCGCCATGGGCTTCGTCGACAAGAACATCAGGAAGCCCGAGGACATCAAGGGCAAGACCGTGGCGATCACGCCGGCCGACTCCATGACCCAGATCTGGCCGCTGTTCCTGAAGAAGACCGGCCTGAAGGAGAGCGACTTCAAGACCGTTGCCGGCGACGGCCAGACCAAGCTCAACGCCGTCATCAACGGCCAGGCTGATCTCTTGCTCGGCTACGTCATGGATCAGTCGATGAAGATCAAGGACGCCACCGGCAAGGACGTCTACCCGATCAAGTTCGCCGATTACGGCATCAACATGGTCTCGTCAGGTATCATCGCCAACACCGATTATGTGAAGGCCCATGCCGATCTCGTCCGCCGCTTCATGTCGGCGACGACCAAGGCGGTGGAAGCCGCCGAGAAGGAGCCGAAGGCGGCGGCGCAGGCGATCCTCGATGCCAACCCCAAGGGCGGCAAGATCGACACGCTGACGCAGGGCTTTGAGCTGACCATTCCGCTCTATCGGACCGCAGAGACCAAGGGCAAGAGGCCGTTCCAGGTCACTGACCAGAACATGACCGACACGGTCAACCTGCTGGTCGAATATGGCGGGCTCGATGCCAAGGCCAAGGAGAACCCGAAGGCTTTCTACACCAAAGACTACCTGCCGAAGAGCGGCTCGTGA
- a CDS encoding ABC transporter ATP-binding protein codes for MNPATKPIDMQPAAHLRLVSDRAGDASGIKLSGVSKTYRTRDGDVPSLRPLDFHINDGEFFVVVGPSGCGKSTLLKLISGLLPPTSGEILVEGEKVTTPHGNVGIVFQNALLLPWRNILANVMLPIDMKRLPRQKYLDRAKALLKLVGLEGFEKKLPWQLSGGMQQRASICRALVHDPKIMLMDEPFGALDALTRERMNVELMRIQRETKKTVLLITHSIPEAVFLADRVLVMTERPGAVAAIYDVPLPRPRSLDVMADPVFTELVQRIRKHFFSQGALD; via the coding sequence ATGAACCCTGCGACCAAACCAATCGACATGCAGCCGGCCGCGCATCTGAGACTGGTGAGCGACCGGGCCGGCGATGCGTCGGGCATCAAGCTGTCCGGCGTGTCGAAGACCTACCGGACCCGCGATGGCGATGTGCCGTCGCTGCGTCCGCTCGATTTCCACATCAATGACGGCGAGTTCTTCGTCGTGGTCGGCCCAAGCGGCTGCGGCAAGTCGACGCTGCTCAAGCTGATCTCCGGCCTATTGCCGCCGACATCAGGCGAAATCCTGGTCGAGGGTGAGAAGGTGACGACGCCGCACGGCAATGTCGGCATCGTGTTCCAGAACGCGCTGCTGCTGCCGTGGCGCAACATCCTCGCCAACGTGATGCTGCCGATCGACATGAAGCGGCTGCCGCGGCAAAAATATCTCGATCGCGCCAAGGCACTGCTGAAGCTGGTCGGGCTCGAAGGCTTCGAGAAGAAGCTGCCCTGGCAGCTCTCCGGCGGCATGCAGCAGCGCGCATCGATCTGCCGCGCGCTGGTGCACGATCCCAAGATCATGCTGATGGACGAGCCGTTCGGTGCGCTCGACGCACTGACGCGCGAGCGCATGAATGTCGAGCTGATGCGGATCCAGCGCGAGACGAAGAAGACGGTGCTGTTGATCACGCATTCGATTCCCGAGGCGGTGTTCCTCGCCGACCGCGTGCTGGTGATGACCGAGCGCCCCGGTGCGGTCGCCGCGATCTACGACGTGCCGCTGCCGCGCCCCCGTTCGCTCGACGTGATGGCTGACCCCGTTTTCACCGAGCTCGTACAACGCATCCGCAAGCATTTCTTCTCGCAAGGGGCGTTGGACTAG